GTAAATCTATTTATTTAGCAATAGGAGAATATTACACAAATGTTAACTTTCCATTTAACTCGATCTCGTAATCTCCTAGATCTTCTAATACCCTCCCGCAAGCTCACACGTGCTAACACGTATGAGATTGGacaatcatcatcacatcatcttcaCTGTCTTCATACTCACTATAGAGTTATCAATGGCGTTATACCTCGCCATAAGGTCATCGATTCGGTGGAGAATGTATACTCCattgatttcaaaattacaaGTTTAGATCGTTCTTCGAACTTCTTGTTCATAAAGAAACTTGTGTAGTCGTGGTCGAATTTGAATTTATCATCGCCGGATCAGCATCGTATCCGGCGAAGTCATCGTCGTGGTTCCGTCGaagtaaaataaagaaaccaCATGACGATAGGTAAAGTAGCACAAAAACGTGCTATTGTGCCCAAATCAAGAGACAAacaccattctttttttttcttttttttcacttggCTAATAGGCCAAACACCACCATACGTCTTGGTTAATAATATTCATAGTCACCACCACCAGCCAAATCATGGCCACACAAGACAACACACTCACGTgtgtgtgaaaacaaaaaaatctaaactttttttttttttaataatttttttttttgtgaaatagtTTTCTCTCGTTTTATTCATTAGTCTCTAggcttatatttatatacaagagATATAACTTGTCTAACAAGTTCTTTACATATTCAATAATGGTAAATCTACTTATTTATCAATAGGAGAATATTACACAAATGTTAACTTTCCATTTAACTCGATCTCGTAATCTCCTAGATCTTCTAATAAAGACAACACTTTGTTGgtcttttctccttcttctccattgTATGATTTCGGTTTTGTTCCGGGTTCTAGGAACATGGGAAGTGTTGTCTCCGAGATGAGAGACCAGCTCTGCTTTTTTGCCCCATTTGGTAAGCTTATCAAGCAATGTTGTTGGGTTGACGTCACCTAAGACTGTCAATAGCCCTTGTTCTACGTTATACTCAACTGCACTCACCCCTGTTTCCAAAATAGCTAAAAATGAGCATATTTCTTATTTAACAACGATATAGCTTTAACAATATTCACCATAGTGCGATTTATTACCAGAGACACTTAGCatttttctctttgcttttgCCTGGCAACCTTTGCAACATTTGAGTCCAACTCTCAGAACGCAAGTCTACAGTTgtgacacacaaaaaaaaaatgattagcaAACTCTTAAAGGTGTGATGCAAAAACTtcggaagagagaaagaaaataaatactcGAACCGGTGGAGATAGGTTTGCCATTGCATAAGCAACTCAACTTGAAAACTCTAATGTAGAAGAAGGCaatgagtatatatatgatgattgaTGAGTACGATAAGTTACTTTTCAAGTCCATAGACGTTTTTATATATCGCTGGAATTGGTGTACATTCTCCTGAATTTAATTATATGGTTTCCTTATTCTCTTGATATCATacccatcaaaaaaaaaatcaaaatctgaatGTGTATATGTTATTTGTTACTATAttgattaccaaaaaaatgcaTGGATACACTTCACAAATTTGGTATTTTCGTAATCAAATGTAACCTccttttttaaaagattttgagaaACGAAATCCTCACCGTCTAGAAACCATCGCTTCTACTTATTGAGAAAACAATAATAGAGGATTTGGACTTTCTAGTAAGGGAAGATATGGGTTGTGTCTTGTGTGACTGTGCCTTAATCCTATTTATCTTCCAATTTTGAGTAATGACCAAGATCGTGTCTATTTATGTGCATACTAAAACTTGACCTACATAGAACGTTGTAAATAGTTGATATGGTCGAACGTGACCTTACGCCAAAATTACACAAGGAATCTGTGACAAACACTTGTTTTTCgtatttgtttaatttctttttagttttgtggATATTCTTCAATTattacggttttttttttttgaagttagACTAATTCAAATTGGAGTAATTGACCATGTCATACAGAATACCCCTAGAGGCACGGCACCATATTTACTTGggaaagttcaaaaaaaaaatgtttaaatagtATATAAGAACTAACGTATGGTAGTTGATTATTCTGATAGATAGTTATGAAAATTGGATAAATGTGACAATTTACTCAAATGTCATTCTCGGATCATAAAAGCAGCAAATGagattaaacttttaaaaagtcatGGTAAAGCTTTTTGACTGATTAATGATGCATCATATCGTCACTTTTCCTTGGTTTACCTTAAAATCATTGGACCATATGACTTGTAAGTTTTAACTGCAATCTCATGAGCAATAATACTCAAATACTTATATGATCGTTGGAAATCATCGATGTTCTCTGCTTAACTCAACATCTACTGTGAAATCAATTGAacttgctatttttttttgtaattgattatatacatgcatgatatatataattaacgtAAAAGATGGTTCTGATTACACTTTTTGCATAGCAAAGCAAACAAATATACGAATAAATTAAATGCTAGTATCCCACGGCAAAGTGTCGTCATCTTCTTACCCCAAAGCACACTCCACTACGTGTCTCTTGATATATGGTATAAAGTTGGTCGCCTATATAATACCCTGCCCCATttcaatatttcaatatatagtaaaaagaacTTTCAAGATAACAtaaaagtctctctctctctctctctctctctctctctctctctctctctctttgctaatagagaagatcaagaagaagaagaagaagaagaagaagaatgatggaTTCTTTATCAAAATGCTTCAACAGACTTCAAGAAAGGTACGAAAACGTTCTAGAAGCGAAACCTATTTACAGAGAGGACTTAGACATAACGTTGCCTCTGAATGGCTCAGAGATTTCAGTAGAGTCGACCAAAAAGTCTCGGTGCTTGGATAGAGCCAAGAGGATCGACAAGTCGCTGAGGTTCGAaacagaagacgaagaagatgaacagaAGAAAAAGACTCTGGCTAAGCCACGTAAGGTTGTGAGGTTTCAGTTAGAGAATAATAAGATTATCGAGCCGAAGAAGACGGTGAGGTTTGATGATGATCACAAACTCGAACCAAAGGAGATGGCTCTGGAGGAGAAAGCGAGTTTGAATATGGTTGAAAGGGATGAAAAGGTCGTGAGGGTTAAGATCAAGATGACAAAGCAGGAAGCTCACAGGCTACTGTCGAAATACAAACACGACAGCGTTTTCNNNNNNNNNNNNNNNNNNNNNNNNNNNNNNNNNNNNNNNNNNNNNNNNNNNNNNNTTTCAGTAGAGTCGACCAAAAAGTCTCGGTGCTTGGATAGAGCCAAGAGGATCGACAAGTCGCTGAGGTTCGAaacagaagacgaagaagatgaacagaAGAAAAAGACTCTGGCTAAGCCACGTAAGGTTGTGAGGTTTCAGTTAGAGAATAATAAGATTATCGAGCCGAAGAAGACGGTGAGGTTTGATGATGATCACAAACTCGAACCAAAGGAGATGGCTCTGGAGGAGAAAGCGAGTTTGAATATGGTTGAAAGGGATGAAAAGGTCGTGAGGGTTAAGATCAAGATGACAAAGCAGGAAGCTCACAGGCTActgtcaaaatacaaaaacgaCAGCGTTTTCGACTTAGAGCACCTTGTGGATCAGATCGCACACGTTCCTGTTCATCAGCTTCAAGTCTATATGGTAATGGTTGGTTGTAATACTGAGCGACAATGAAATGGCTGCTGGAATAGTTATAAGCttagtttttgaatttattttgtagttttagtGTAGtacaatatttttgatatattcatAGAAGTAACAGGGTTTTGTGAAATAGTTTGTTGTTGTCTGATAAATAATGTAACAAAAGTTTGACAGTAGTATATTCCAAGGCAAAAAAGATTGAAagaagccaaaaaaagaaaagaaacggGAAATACAGAAACAAAGCAGAGGACGTATACCAAACCATGAGTTATTCCAAAGGCATGGTGGAGATAAGTTGATTGAACAGAGTCAACAGACTAGTGAAGCCAAGTTCATCCATTACCCTATTATCACTATATCATTTGTTAAGTTACGATAACATTTCTTTACACAAACTACAATTTATAGAGATAATGTATTTAcgtttaaaccaaaaagaaatagagacgattggtttttttttagaatacaaaattgtatagttaaagttaaaagttaaaactgatCTATCAAAAACATATAGTCTTTATTACGATATTATTGTTTATTgatataatattgatttttactGAAAAGGTAAACCATAACGattgaaatttatttgataagtttgacaaaacagagagattaatattaatttgatcATCTACTCTCTGTTTCTACATGTCCAACGAGACAAGATGACAGATCAGCTGGGTCATTCGTTACAGGTAGATAGTAgtataattttgatgattttgataattgTTGTAGGacttattaatttattcttGTAACAGTTATGCGTTGATTGTTGTGGTTGTGGGTAGGTTTCAACGAAAAGCTTAATGTAAATTAGAATTGACAATCAACTACTCACACTTTTTTAGTATTATGGGACCCTAACGCATACGCTTTTCTCTAATCGCAAATCAATTTGATGCAAACCAAATCGAATTTTCAAATATCATGATCAGTGCATACTTCCAGTTTTCTAAATGGCATAAAAATATTTCGAAGCTTTTTCTGTGGTAACTAAAACTGAATCTATGTATGTATCACGTAGTTAAATCCCTAAATTGATCTGCACCACGTTGGTAAAATGAAAAATGGATTGTGATCATATGAACACTACTAACTTTTgaagcaacaaaacaaatttatactaaactactaatttatttatgttgACAAATAGAACCTTACATGAAAgacgaaaataaaaatacataatttcgTTGTTTCTTTGGATTTTCTCTAGGGTAAATAAGCCTTTGCTGATTTGAAACACTCTGAGACAAAACAATTCTCAGGTGAAAAAATATCCCTCggtaaaaaagggaaaaaaaaatcagcaaaagAGCAAACTCCCCAACAGAAAAATCctattttaataagaaaaataaaataaaacgaaaatttAGAAGCTCTctaagatgaaaaaaataaaaatgagaattaaAGAAAGTGATTACGAAAGTGTCTCTTCAGGCCATTCAGTGATTCTTTCCAACGACGGCCTCCACTTGCGACATGTCCGGCGAgactcctcctcttcctcagccGCCTTAGCAGCCGCTTCTCCAGCAGATCTCTCTGCCTCTAACTCCCTGAGAAAATCTCCGAAAGAAGCCAAAGTTGTTTCTCCTTTGCCTTCAACGTTGCCACCAGCGTTTAGCTGGAAGAGAATGAGTTTCTCTAACTCATCTCTTCTCAAAACAATCTTTACTTTACGATCCTTTCTCTTGTAATCTTTCTtcattacttcttcttcttcttgaaccaTCTTTGCAATGTTGTTTCCCCCCATCATACAGTTTcccatttttataaatttaaaagtatatgtaacaagaacaaaaaaaaaagtttcttttttgggaaatacccacaaaaaaagtttgagaaagaaaaaagaaaacttgggAAATGCCCAAGAAAAaaagtctttcttcttctcttttttttttcttctgtgtgGGTCAAGTTGATGGAAGCTTGAAGAGTTGTATGGATCAAATGTGTGATGTtgagtttatatataatgttgtgTGTTTTCTATTTAATGATAGATGGATGACTCATCCTAAGGATGCTGATCTGTTGGATTCAATTTTTTATGGACTATAgcatatctttatttttatttgcttataAATTCGACCAACCAAAAGTTTGTTATTCGGTTATGATGATGCTAATTTCAATTTAGCTTAattgaccatatatataaaattttaatttagatGATGAACTGAACCgtatataagaaaatgaaatgaaattgaTTTCTATTTAttcaattttaagaaaataaaaaagtatagtACTTACTCCACTGcaagattttgtaaaagaaaCTGAAACCCTAATGATCACATCCACTGCAATAAGCTAATAAATTATGTAGTCATAGATTAGATGTCTTCAACTAATGGTGATAGCGAGATTAGTAACAACATCAACGGCGATAGCTTAACTAATTAAGCTGACGAATCGTGACCTTTCAGATCTTTCAATCTGATTTGCGAGTTGTTATAAGATCTTTGATAGAAAATTACGTcgtattctttttttctttctttcctctcgTGTATTATAAtcgacaaaaaataataattaggttATAAGTTAATCGAAGTTCATATATACTAGCTAAAAACCTACCAATTCATCTAATGTCCTATGTGGGTTACGTATGAATTGTTCATGCACgcatctaaaattttaatttcaatcatCAAACAGACCAAAACGTAAAATTATAGTGGACATTGTACTTTACTACTTTTTAGAATGGAGAGGACATAAAAACGCAAGTACATGTTCTTTCTGGTTAGTTGGTGtcttcaaaccaaaccaaaaccgtGTTAAAACCTGGCAATCTCACATTTATACCAACCACCAACCTGTcctgtttatattttttttttttataaacgtcGTTAGATTCAATAATCACAAAAATAGTTTACTTTAATTCGAATATAAAACTCATCTACTCCATCTCATTAAATAAGTGTTACATGTTAATTAGCTTGTGGTTGTAGATACATTCATATTCTTTTCCCTCAGGAATTCAATCAATTAATAGAATCCAATCATTCATAGTATGATCTGTTTCAAACAATGTCAAACCCATTTCTTTTGAATTATTCTCTCCGGATTTTACGgaccaaaaaccaacaaaaccgGTTTCTAATCTCAAATGAAAACCAATAAAAACTATAGCCATTAGACGAATTTTCAAACACTCTCGTAAGACTGCACGATATACAGTTTGAAACCGTTGTAATGGGTACATCGTTTGCATAAGTGTGCGATAGTGATGTGATAccataattattttcatttatattcttataataataacatacgATCACAAAATAATTCATCATAGTCTACATGTAGACGTAAATGTATGTCATTAATAAACGATCTTATCAGATGATCCTATCATTAAGCACTACGCGTCATATAATAATTGATTGGATTGCATCAAATTCTTCTTATCAATATATGAACATGAAGGAAACTTCGTGGAAACTTACAAAAGGACGACAAGTACGTGGCGGTGTCACGGGGGTTGTCGTTACTTACTCTTCTTCAAGGGGCCACGACTCACGAGCTTCCAACTTTGATCCCAATATTCTTATTAAAACTACAATAACCCATGTAGACAAGAAAAAACCAATAACTGAGGTGAAAGTAcatttggttttcattttctGGCAaacaaatttgtgttttttggtcAGGTAGTAATATTTATGTCTTTTGGTTTTCCGAAGCCCCAAAAATGTTAGTACTTTATATCGCCCAATTTATGATAGTTTTTCCTTCTTCTAGGAGGTACTACAGCTACAGCTCTTCCTGACGGACCTTCTTGAGTTACAAAGGGGTATGCATGCTCAAGTGGGGAGATCGTTATAGAATCTCCAACACTCTGACCAAGGACATATGAGATTGAGAAAAGTGTAGACTTCCTTTGTTTGCCGTAAGGGGTAGTCGTCGGTGGCAAAAGGATCTTTCTGATTTGGAGAAGCTCAGAAGACTGTAATTGTTACTTTGATCCTTACTTCAAATCTCTCGGTTTTGAGTTGTTTTGACATTGGGGTATAGTAATACAAGACATAAAAAAATCTCTCACATTTTGCATGTTGAGAGCACTTCCGATTCACAGTATGATAAATagtgtttatttttcttcatggGTTGGGTATCTTTCTTTGTCATTCCAAATTAATGCAAAACCAGTTGAAGAAGATTGGAATTAATAGTAGTTCTAGAAGaactattagtttatatataaatagtcgACTGTTACACTCGAGCTACAAACTTCATAcactaaagtaaaaaaaagtttttttgcaTAACTTCGAAAATAAAGATAGACCAGAGCAGAGGAACGAGAAACCTCCTCACTCCCCATTCCAAACTAACGAAACAACATATCTAAAGAAAGTTACCATGAGATGGAAAAAGAGATTTACTACCTTTAACTCCCTCACTCCATCCTTTTGCGTTTGTTTTTCAGATTTGAAAACATTTGCTCGATATCTGCAGCTGTTATCGCCTTTGACGGCCCACTACTACCAGACTCctacaagaacaaaaacaaaaaagactctTTAGATGAGAGTTCCTGAAAAatgtaatcatatattttaatagagGTGACGATATATACCAGTAAACCCTTCAATTCATCTTTGAAGTCTTTGATACCGTGAAGGATTTCAACTTTGGCTACGTGGTCGAGATTATTCAACAGATCAAGTGCTTCACCTTCTTGTTTCTCCAGTTTCTCTGTTCTTTTCTCCTTCGCCTTCTTCTCGTACTCAACTATAGTATCCTCTGCATCAAGTAAATAGCTTACCTTTCTCTGGTTATACATCTCAACGCACTTTTCGCATCTGCATAGGATGTTCCTCCAGTTTTTGGACAAAAACAAAGGTTTCTTCTCAAAATCAGGACACGAGTTTAGATTCGTCCCAATAGCACAACCAGCCGCAGCAACGGGTTCAGTGGCGTCGTTCTTGTCAGAACCGTTTTGCACAACAGATTTCTCGGTTTCAGTAGTACTAGTCTCAGGCTGGCCGGGTTCAGAGTCATTCATCTTCTCAGAACATTTTCCCACAACAGATTTCTCTGCTTCAGAACTGTTGCCAAGATGGCCAGGTTCAGGTTCACTGATCTTCTCAGAACATTTCCGCATAACAGATTTCTCTGCTTCAGTACCGTTCTCTAGCTGGCCGGCTTCCGCATCCatgttggttttgtttgacTCAATTGTCTCTGAACAAGCATTAGCACAGCCAGTGGAATCTACTTGAGCAGCAACCCACAATTTCTCAGGATAAAGTGTCAGAAACGAACAAACTGGGGAGCAGTTTTGACAAATGAAGTCCTCATAGATCGGCTCGCCTTCTTCATCTCTTGGAATCTGTTATAATCACATAAGAAACTGAACTAAAAAGCCAAGCAAAATAAAAGTCAATCGTAAACAAGATTGAGCACTGGCCACAGACCTGGCTACCAACACTGTCTGAAGATTTGAAACCGAGATGCTCCTCGTGAAACCAATCCTCACAGAGACAACACTGTATCATCTCAACTTGTTCTTCCACATTTGGGTCAGGGTAAGGTAGGTCGCAAGTGCAGTACAAGCCTTTGAAATTATGGTTGTAAGAATTCTCAGAGTTTTCTACATCTTTGCTAGGGAGAAACTTACACGCTAAAGTTCCAAACTTGGAGTTCCCACAATCACATCGAAAATTCCTCTTAGTCCACAGCTCCAGAAGCTTCATAACCAGAACAACAATGTTCAAACCATTAGGAAACCAATAAACACATTGAAGCTAAATTCAAAGACACATAATCTGGCTACATAATATTACCTCATGGCCATCATGACAAGATAAGCAACAAGCAATGCAGATTCCAGCATTCCCATCTGGTGTACATGTAATGCATGAGAAAATAGCTTGTCTTTTCATGTAACCCTTGGGGTAAGTACACTCATCTCCCTCATCTCCACCCAACACCAAATCCGCTGCCTTCACACCAATCAATCACATAAGCAATTAATGAATGATCTTAAACAcagaaacacacacatacacagaCACACACTACTGAATTGATAGAAACAGATGAAGAGACCCACACATGACACACAATCATAACTAGTAAGCAAGAAGCTCGAGACTGGTACAATAATAACCCATTCCGATTCAACGAAAAGGATGTCACTTTAAGGTCGCAATTCAATTTTTGGATACAAGGGATTTCAAATTTTAAGGCTTCAGCAAAACCCCCAAATCAAGAATCATGTAAAATTGATTTGATGGGGGAAAAGAGAATTCAATAACTAACCAGCTCTTCAGCATCCATTTGTTCGATAAACTCATTGATCGTTACAGTTCCCTCAGCCTCATCATCCTCGAAACCACCCGATGCCATTTCCGCAATCACTCCTCACAAAATTTTCCAGCTGCAATCACCAATTAAGAACATGAAATTGGATTAAAACAAGATATtccctaaaataaaataaaataaaaccctagattctTCGCAATACATAAAATCGAAAGTACCAGGGTGTATCGGTTCAGACTTGTGAAATCCCTAAAAGTTGTCACTTTTTAAGACATAGATAAAAACGAAGgcgccgagagagagagaagtactTTGGGAGAaatgaaggtgaagaagaagcttaaatATATAAGCACACAAGGGTTTGTCGGGGAGAAAGAAGGATCTAGTCGCgattactaacaaaaaaaaacttaaatacgAGTgtgtgttattattatatataccaGCAGGGACTTTATCGACATTTTCCCGCCAATAACCCTCCAATTCTATGAGATACTATTCCTTTTTTCCCTCCACTCTTATATCATCTAAGAATGGGGAGACCACAAGATAAGTATTCCAGTGATTTAGAGTTTAGGTACATTACTTTGTTAGCTGATTTGCTTTCTACAAGTAAATATCATCCATGATTTGGTTTGTAAAATGCGgatttttgtaatttcatattCGGCCTCGTTAATTATCAACAGACAATAATAGAACGCACTTACGCAAATCAATAATACGATAAAGTAATATAAAGAGCATAAAAAGTGATAACACGGATCGTTTATTCCGTTCTATTTACTAATTACTTGTATTCCACATATCGATGATTGTTTACCCGCAAAAAATTGTTAACGGtcgaaaaacaaattataatttaaacttatat
The sequence above is a segment of the Camelina sativa cultivar DH55 chromosome 10, Cs, whole genome shotgun sequence genome. Coding sequences within it:
- the LOC104717903 gene encoding uncharacterized protein LOC104717903 isoform X2 — its product is MMDSLSKCFNRLQERYENVLEAKPIYREDLDITLPLNGSEISVESTKKSRCLDRAKRIDKSLRFETEDEEDEQKKKTLAKPRKVVRFQLENNKIIEPKKTVRFDDDHKLEPKEMALEEKASLNMVERDEKVVRVKIKMTKQEAHRLLSKYKNDSVFDLEHLVDQIAHVPVHQLQVYMVMVGCNTERQ
- the LOC104717903 gene encoding uncharacterized protein LOC104717903 isoform X3: MMDSLSKCFNRLQERYENVLEAKPIYREDLDITLPLNGSEISVESTKKSRCLDRAKRIDKSLRFETEDEEDEQKKKTLAKPRKVVRFQLENNKIIEPKKTVRFDDDHKLEPKEMALEEKASLNMVERDEKVVRVKIKMTKQEAHRLLSKYKNDSVFDLEHLVDQIAHVPVHQLQVYMVMVGCNTERQ
- the LOC104717906 gene encoding putative E3 ubiquitin-protein ligase UBR7, which gives rise to MASGGFEDDEAEGTVTINEFIEQMDAEELAADLVLGGDEGDECTYPKGYMKRQAIFSCITCTPDGNAGICIACCLSCHDGHELLELWTKRNFRCDCGNSKFGTLACKFLPSKDVENSENSYNHNFKGLYCTCDLPYPDPNVEEQVEMIQCCLCEDWFHEEHLGFKSSDSVGSQIPRDEEGEPIYEDFICQNCSPVCSFLTLYPEKLWVAAQVDSTGCANACSETIESNKTNMDAEAGQLENGTEAEKSVMRKCSEKISEPEPGHLGNSSEAEKSVVGKCSEKMNDSEPGQPETSTTETEKSVVQNGSDKNDATEPVAAAGCAIGTNLNSCPDFEKKPLFLSKNWRNILCRCEKCVEMYNQRKVSYLLDAEDTIVEYEKKAKEKRTEKLEKQEGEALDLLNNLDHVAKVEILHGIKDFKDELKGLLESGSSGPSKAITAADIEQMFSNLKNKRKRME
- the LOC104717903 gene encoding uncharacterized protein LOC104717903 isoform X1, producing the protein MMDSLSKCFNRLQERYENVLEAKPIYREDLDITLPLNGSEISVESTKKSRCLDRAKRIDKSLRFETEDEEDEQKKKTLAKPRKVVRFQLENNKIIEPKKTVRFDDDHKLEPKEMALEEKASLNMVERDEKVVRVKIKMTKQEAHRLLSKYKNDSVFDLEHLVDQIAHVPVHQLQVYMVMVGCNTERQ
- the LOC104717904 gene encoding uncharacterized protein LOC104717904, which translates into the protein MGNCMMGGNNIAKMVQEEEEVMKKDYKRKDRKVKIVLRRDELEKLILFQLNAGGNVEGKGETTLASFGDFLRELEAERSAGEAAAKAAEEEEESRRTCRKWRPSLERITEWPEETLS
- the LOC104717903 gene encoding uncharacterized protein LOC104717903 isoform X4 — encoded protein: MMDSLSKCFNRLQERYENVLEAKPIYREDLDITLPLNGSEISVESTKKSRCLDRAKRIDKSLRFETEDEEDEQKKKTLAKPRKVVRFQLENNKIIEPKKTVRFDDDHKLEPKEMALEEKASLNMVERDEKVVRVKIKMTKQEAHRLLSKYKNDSVFDLEHLVDQIAHVPVHQLQVYMVMVGCNTERQ